The DNA window TCCTGCGGGTAGGCGACGCTGTCGATGAGTACCAGGCTTTTTTGCACGCCCGGATTGGATGCCGACAGATAGATCGATACCGCCAGTGCGACTCCGCCCCCGTAGGAATGGCCGATGATATGAAGATTCTTCAAATCGTTTTTGAGAATGAAGTTTCTCACCAGTCTGGCTTGTTCGTAAACGGAATACGCATCATCGCGCGGTTTCGGTGAATCGCCGAAGCCTTTCAAGTCAATGGCGATGACCCGGTTCTTTTGCGCCAGCGGCTCAATAATATGCCGCCAGCTGTAACTGCTTGCGCCGAAACCATGAATCAGTAATACCGGTTCGCCGGTGCCGGCGCTCCGGGATGCCAGTTCCAGTGCGTTGGTTTTGTCCAGGTTCCGGTATTGTGTCCAGCCGGGAATGTTTTTATCCATGACAGCACAGCCGCCGGAGGTTAAAACCGTCAATAGCAGCGCGAGTACCGGGAGGAGATTTTTTTTCATTTCAAGGCGTGGATCAGCATCACCAGATCGAATACCGCGCCACCGCAAAATGAGAGTGCGCCAAAAATAGGCAATACTGCAATGTAATTGCATGCGATCTTGAGCCGTTTGGCCTCTTCGTCATTTTCAATCTTCATGTGGCGTGGAATGGATAAGATGACATAGCTGATCAGGTAGAGAAAAATGATGTTTCCGACGGTGAGCGGCAGAAGATTGGTCAGATAGATCGCTACCGGCCCGAGGGATTGCTCGGGGCAATAACCACACTTGTCGATCAATTCAAACAGCATGTCGCGTCTGGCGTTGATGATTTGAAAGAAGCTTAGTGTCGTATTGACTGCACCCCATAAAGCCGCCAATAAAACAATCGGAAGTCCCAATTTATCCATTTGATTGCTTTCCCTGATCATTCCTCATTAAAGGTTAACATGGGGAGATTTAAAACGAAATGAATTGTTATCAGCGGGGGAGAATATGAAGATCAGCGGCGGCATGTCGTGGAGCCGCTGCGGTACGCAGCAAGTTCAAGATGCCTGTTTACCCGGTGAATTGAATCCTACCGCGGCGATCAGCATTCCGAGAACCGCCAGCCCGGCGACAACCGGAAATGCATGCAAATAGCTGCCGGTGATGTCCTTGATACTGCCGGACAGCAGTGTTCCGAGGATGGCACCGGCGCCGTAGGCGGTAAACACCACGCCGTAATTTTGCGCGTAATATTGTTTGCCGAAGAAAATGCCGGTAGCGGTGGGCGCCAATGCCAGCCATCCGCCGAGGCACATCCATAGCACGCAGAATGCAAACAGATACAGTACGGTATTGTCTTGCCCGAAAAAGAACAACAGCAACGATGCACTCAAAATCATCGCGAATGAGACCATAGCGGTATGCTTCGGGCCCAATTTGTCGGTTAGAGCACCGAACAGCGGTCGCCCGAGCCCGTTGAATACCGCAAACAATGACACTGCGAGCGCTGCGGCGGTCGCTTCCAGTTTGGCGATTTCGCTACCCACCGGTGATGCGATGCCGATCGCCATCAATCCTGCCAAACAACCGATGGTGTAGGTCGCCCACAGGGCATAGAAATTCACGGTTCTAAACATGGCTTGCCGGTCTAAATTCAGAGCGGGCAGTACTGCAGCTTCGACCGCAGTGATATGTGCTACCGCAGGCGCCCACCCGGCTGGCGGGAAACGTAAGGTCTGTGCCAGCAACGTGATGATGATCATGAATACGATGCCGAAATAGAAGAACGTATGCATGACGCCGA is part of the Gammaproteobacteria bacterium genome and encodes:
- a CDS encoding alpha/beta hydrolase; this encodes MKKNLLPVLALLLTVLTSGGCAVMDKNIPGWTQYRNLDKTNALELASRSAGTGEPVLLIHGFGASSYSWRHIIEPLAQKNRVIAIDLKGFGDSPKPRDDAYSVYEQARLVRNFILKNDLKNLHIIGHSYGGGVALAVSIYLSASNPGVQKSLVLIDSVAYPQELPGFVKILATPVLGPLITYAVPNTFQVKNLLQIVYFNDDLIPQEAIDHYAADLGKPDAKYALLTSARQMLPTDLQQFAENYASLTIPTLIVWSREDEIVPLAVGKRLHENLLNSKLVIMSGVGHAVQEEKPSLLLPHLRNFLEAVSHRTAITP
- a CDS encoding OFA family MFS transporter; this translates as MTQHDLKLFGMKAVKGRWGFVAIGLLINVCLGSIYAFSVFRKPLEGLWGITSSQSGYPFMVFLAVFAVAMPLAGNLIARWGPRKTAMLGGLLAGTGWIAASFSADIVTLTLLYGVIGGAGGGIVYGCPIAVVAQWFQRQSGLAIGLTVMGFGVSALLIAPLMKAMILLPDIGVMHTFFYFGIVFMIIITLLAQTLRFPPAGWAPAVAHITAVEAAVLPALNLDRQAMFRTVNFYALWATYTIGCLAGLMAIGIASPVGSEIAKLEATAAALAVSLFAVFNGLGRPLFGALTDKLGPKHTAMVSFAMILSASLLLFFFGQDNTVLYLFAFCVLWMCLGGWLALAPTATGIFFGKQYYAQNYGVVFTAYGAGAILGTLLSGSIKDITGSYLHAFPVVAGLAVLGMLIAAVGFNSPGKQAS